In Zunongwangia profunda SM-A87, the following proteins share a genomic window:
- a CDS encoding sensor histidine kinase, giving the protein MKLSFKDRIAIYYMLATALIVAFAFLVVFILVKQTVYQQLDSDLHYEATIHLQETTLENGRPVFWDKEEWEEREHREVQINPVFVQVMDSTGTVVTDKSPNLKKDQLSFFQNKEDNEHFNAYLKNELIRQIQVPVKMNGKVYGYIITAMSFEASQDVIVRLAWILILCYPLILIVLFFISRFLAGRSIKPIQEITQTTNRISRDHLNERVKFPDNKDELYDLSLSINSLLDRVEQAIERERQFTSDASHELRTPISSIRGTLEVLIRKERTREDYEDKITYSLGEIDRMSVIIEQLLFLARNDDGHRLLDNSRQTEIISLIDEVINEYTVKLRRKNIQLVFNAEGIKNFQIHAYYGYAILNNVLENAIKYAYADSTITIDLKMKNSRPVVKIIDEGIGIKEDDISKIFNPFFRSEGLEHKHIKGTGLGLSIVQKAAQAIGARIEVDSIKYKGTTFTIYF; this is encoded by the coding sequence ATGAAGCTAAGTTTTAAAGATCGTATTGCTATTTATTATATGCTGGCTACTGCGCTTATTGTGGCTTTTGCTTTTTTAGTGGTTTTTATCCTGGTAAAGCAAACTGTTTACCAACAATTAGATAGTGATCTCCATTACGAAGCGACCATACACTTACAGGAAACCACTTTAGAAAATGGAAGGCCTGTTTTTTGGGATAAAGAAGAATGGGAAGAACGAGAGCATAGGGAGGTGCAAATAAATCCTGTTTTTGTTCAGGTGATGGATAGCACTGGCACAGTCGTAACCGATAAGTCACCAAATCTTAAAAAAGATCAATTATCATTTTTTCAAAATAAAGAAGATAATGAGCATTTTAATGCTTATTTAAAAAACGAACTTATTCGTCAAATCCAGGTGCCGGTAAAGATGAATGGTAAAGTTTATGGATATATCATTACAGCTATGTCTTTTGAAGCTTCTCAAGATGTAATTGTGCGGCTGGCCTGGATACTGATCTTATGTTACCCGCTTATTTTGATAGTTCTATTTTTTATATCAAGGTTCCTGGCAGGACGAAGTATTAAACCTATTCAGGAAATTACGCAAACAACCAATCGTATAAGTAGAGATCACCTTAATGAGCGTGTGAAATTTCCCGATAATAAGGATGAACTTTACGATTTATCCCTTTCGATAAATAGCCTATTAGATCGTGTAGAGCAGGCTATCGAAAGAGAACGCCAGTTTACCAGTGATGCTTCTCACGAATTAAGGACGCCCATTTCTTCAATTAGGGGAACTCTGGAAGTTTTGATAAGAAAAGAGCGCACTCGTGAAGACTATGAAGATAAGATTACTTATAGTCTTGGTGAAATTGATAGGATGAGCGTTATAATTGAGCAATTATTATTTTTAGCTAGAAATGACGATGGCCATCGCCTTCTTGATAATAGCAGGCAAACAGAAATCATATCTCTTATCGATGAGGTGATTAATGAATATACTGTAAAACTAAGGAGAAAGAATATTCAGCTTGTTTTTAATGCTGAAGGAATTAAAAATTTCCAGATACATGCCTATTATGGATACGCTATCTTAAATAATGTTTTAGAAAACGCTATTAAGTATGCCTATGCAGATTCTACCATAACCATCGATTTAAAGATGAAAAATTCCAGACCGGTTGTAAAGATAATTGATGAAGGAATTGGAATTAAAGAAGATGACATCAGTAAGATTTTTAATCCATTTTTTAGATCTGAAGGTTTAGAGCATAAACATATAAAAGGTACCGGTTTAGGACTTTCTATTGTACAAAAAGCAGCGCAGGCTATTGGCGCTAGAATAGAGGTAGATAGCATCAAATATAAAGGAACTACTTTCACTATCTATTTTTAA
- a CDS encoding HD domain-containing protein, whose product MLIDEVKSYCEELLSSQSCKEMSFHNLEHTRDVVANIKTIGKSMGLSASFMEPVIIAGWFHDTGFLKSYKEHEKYSAVFAYQFLSAKDWPIEKIKIVTNCIQSTHMPQEPCCLEAEVLCDADIFHLGTSKFIGRNQLLRKEWEEKLRQQYGEESWLRLNIQFLSQQHFFTHYGRTILAQGKCQNINFLKNKLIKITKSASAKMKSNCA is encoded by the coding sequence ATGTTGATTGATGAAGTAAAATCATATTGTGAAGAATTACTTTCTTCACAATCTTGTAAAGAAATGTCTTTTCATAATCTGGAACATACGCGAGACGTTGTGGCCAACATTAAAACCATTGGTAAATCAATGGGGCTTTCTGCATCGTTTATGGAGCCAGTAATCATTGCAGGATGGTTTCACGATACAGGATTTTTAAAATCATATAAAGAGCATGAAAAATATAGTGCGGTATTCGCTTACCAATTTCTGTCTGCTAAAGACTGGCCTATAGAAAAGATTAAAATAGTAACAAATTGTATTCAGTCTACTCATATGCCACAGGAACCATGCTGTTTGGAAGCCGAGGTGCTTTGTGATGCTGATATTTTTCATTTGGGAACTTCAAAATTTATTGGTCGTAATCAATTACTAAGAAAAGAGTGGGAGGAAAAGCTTCGGCAGCAATATGGTGAAGAAAGTTGGCTTCGGCTTAATATTCAATTTTTAAGTCAACAGCATTTTTTTACCCACTACGGTAGAACAATATTAGCACAGGGGAAATGCCAAAACATCAATTTCTTAAAAAACAAATTAATAAAAATCACAAAATCGGCATCAGCTAAAATGAAGTCCAATTGTGCATAA
- a CDS encoding thioredoxin family protein gives MKKILLILICVFSTQFLLAQDWKTDFAAAKKEAAKEDKPIILVFQGSDWCAPCIKLDKEIWSTEEFKDYAQKHYVMLKADFPRKNKNALSPEQQEKNNKLAEVYNSNGYFPFVVVLDKSGKVLGQAGYQKIEVKQYIAMLDKFAK, from the coding sequence ATGAAAAAAATACTGCTTATCCTTATTTGCGTTTTTTCAACTCAATTTTTATTAGCTCAGGATTGGAAAACCGATTTTGCCGCAGCAAAAAAAGAAGCGGCTAAAGAAGATAAACCTATTATTCTTGTTTTTCAGGGATCGGATTGGTGTGCGCCTTGTATAAAGTTAGATAAAGAAATTTGGAGCACAGAAGAATTTAAAGACTATGCCCAGAAACACTACGTAATGTTAAAAGCCGATTTTCCGCGGAAAAATAAAAATGCGCTTTCACCAGAACAACAAGAAAAGAACAATAAACTAGCTGAAGTTTACAATTCTAATGGCTATTTCCCATTTGTAGTGGTTTTGGATAAATCTGGTAAAGTTTTGGGACAGGCAGGCTATCAAAAAATTGAAGTAAAACAATATATAGCCATGCTTGATAAGTTTGCGAAATGA
- a CDS encoding FAD:protein FMN transferase, which yields MMKKAGSFLMLLILFAVEVNAQQTLKRTLKLMGSRFDITVVAKDSTAANSDINMAVAEITRIEKRISSWDPNSETSLVNTNAGIKPVKVSQELFDLIKRAIGISKLTDGAFDITYASMDKIWKFDGSMTRMPAEEDIKSSVSKVGYQNIILNEAEHTVFLKLPGMKIGFGAIGKGYAADRAKDLLQSKGVIAGIINASGDMNTWGKQVNGEDWKVAITNPMDKNKAFALLPIKNEAVVTSGDYEKFVEFNGTRYAHIINPRTGYPATGIISVTVFAPKAELADALATSVFVMGKEVGLNRINQLPKVECIIIDVEGNIHTSDHIEIATK from the coding sequence ATGATGAAAAAAGCAGGATCTTTTTTAATGCTTTTAATATTGTTCGCTGTAGAGGTAAATGCGCAGCAAACCCTGAAGCGAACCCTAAAACTTATGGGCAGTCGCTTTGATATTACCGTGGTCGCTAAAGATAGCACAGCGGCGAACAGCGATATCAATATGGCCGTTGCTGAAATTACGCGTATAGAAAAGCGAATTTCATCCTGGGATCCAAATTCAGAGACTTCTTTAGTCAATACCAATGCAGGCATAAAACCCGTAAAAGTTAGTCAGGAGCTTTTTGATCTTATAAAAAGAGCGATAGGGATATCAAAACTTACCGATGGAGCTTTTGATATTACTTACGCATCCATGGATAAAATTTGGAAGTTTGATGGCAGTATGACTAGGATGCCTGCTGAAGAAGATATTAAAAGTTCAGTTTCAAAAGTAGGTTATCAAAATATTATTTTAAATGAAGCTGAACATACCGTATTTCTGAAATTACCCGGAATGAAAATTGGCTTTGGAGCAATTGGGAAAGGCTATGCAGCAGATAGAGCCAAAGATTTACTGCAAAGTAAAGGTGTAATTGCGGGTATTATTAATGCTTCGGGAGATATGAATACCTGGGGTAAACAGGTAAATGGTGAAGATTGGAAGGTTGCCATTACCAATCCTATGGATAAAAACAAAGCTTTTGCTTTGCTGCCTATTAAAAATGAAGCGGTAGTAACTTCTGGAGATTATGAGAAGTTTGTAGAGTTTAACGGAACTCGATATGCACATATTATCAATCCAAGAACCGGCTATCCGGCTACCGGAATTATTAGTGTGACGGTTTTTGCTCCTAAAGCCGAATTGGCCGATGCTCTGGCCACCTCGGTATTTGTAATGGGAAAAGAAGTAGGGTTAAATAGAATTAACCAGTTACCTAAAGTAGAATGTATAATTATTGATGTTGAAGGAAATATTCATACTTCAGATCATATTGAAATAGCGACTAAATGA
- a CDS encoding DUF4266 domain-containing protein, with amino-acid sequence MIKKVVILALIACSTVSCSAIKEYEKVYINDPDMVLGAKKVDRFQTNFHSYREAASGANGGKTGGGCGCN; translated from the coding sequence ATGATTAAAAAAGTAGTAATACTGGCGTTAATAGCTTGCAGTACTGTTTCATGTTCGGCAATTAAGGAATATGAAAAAGTGTATATAAATGATCCCGATATGGTTTTGGGAGCAAAGAAAGTAGATCGGTTTCAAACAAATTTTCATTCGTACAGGGAAGCAGCTTCTGGTGCAAATGGAGGCAAAACTGGTGGAGGATGCGGATGCAATTAA
- a CDS encoding DUF3570 domain-containing protein, with translation MQLKYQYSIVAILGILNVNFLIAQQEQSSSGEVDGYKKRVLENTEIDFLSSYYSQDGNNAAVSGGTGTEELTDFTPTIVVSIPLNVDDVLTIDAGVSAYTSASSSNINPFDGAGQADPFTASSGASRGDTWANINGTYSHSSDDRNTIWTADASLASEYDYFSIGFGGSFTKLFNEKNTELTLHTKIYLDTWKPIYPIELRPFGESGAGLNDGLFQQNSITGNPNYNPKFTEFTDKGRNSYTLGLNFSQILSERLQGSLALDVVSQNGLLSTPFQRVYFADVADSFIQNFQLADAIEQLPDTRLKIAVGGRLNYYLNETFVLRGYYRYYSDDWGIQSHTASIEMPIKLGSKFTLYPSYRYYTQTAADYFAGYEMHRSNQQYYTSDYDLSKFHANQFGFGVNYTDIFTNFNIWSLHLKSIDLRYLYYKRNSGLNSGLVSFGVNFIIP, from the coding sequence ATGCAATTAAAATATCAATATAGTATTGTAGCGATTTTGGGCATTTTAAATGTCAATTTTTTAATAGCTCAGCAAGAGCAATCTTCTTCTGGTGAGGTTGATGGCTACAAAAAAAGGGTTTTAGAAAATACCGAAATCGACTTTCTAAGCAGTTATTATTCTCAGGATGGAAATAATGCAGCCGTATCTGGTGGTACGGGAACAGAAGAGCTTACCGATTTTACGCCAACCATCGTGGTATCTATTCCGTTAAATGTAGATGATGTTTTGACGATAGATGCAGGTGTTTCAGCATATACTTCGGCGTCTTCCAGTAATATCAATCCTTTTGATGGTGCTGGGCAGGCAGATCCTTTCACAGCATCCTCTGGAGCGTCTCGTGGTGATACCTGGGCAAATATTAACGGTACCTATAGCCATAGTTCAGACGATCGTAATACGATCTGGACGGCAGATGCATCTTTGGCCAGTGAATATGATTATTTTTCAATAGGTTTTGGTGGAAGTTTTACAAAGTTATTTAATGAAAAAAATACGGAACTTACCCTACACACCAAAATCTATCTAGATACCTGGAAGCCTATTTATCCTATAGAATTAAGGCCTTTTGGAGAAAGCGGAGCTGGTTTAAATGATGGCTTATTTCAGCAAAATTCGATTACCGGCAATCCTAACTACAATCCTAAATTTACTGAATTTACTGATAAAGGGCGAAATTCGTATACTTTGGGATTAAATTTTTCCCAGATTCTTAGTGAGCGATTGCAAGGATCACTGGCGTTGGATGTGGTGAGCCAAAACGGACTTTTATCGACGCCTTTTCAGCGGGTATATTTTGCAGATGTTGCGGATTCATTTATTCAGAATTTTCAGTTGGCGGATGCTATAGAGCAATTACCCGATACAAGACTTAAAATTGCAGTTGGCGGTCGCTTAAATTATTATCTAAACGAAACTTTTGTACTGCGTGGTTATTATCGTTATTATAGTGATGATTGGGGAATACAATCGCATACGGCAAGTATAGAAATGCCCATAAAACTGGGTAGTAAATTTACACTTTACCCATCGTATAGATATTATACTCAAACTGCTGCAGATTATTTTGCCGGTTACGAGATGCATCGTTCTAACCAGCAATACTATACATCTGATTATGACCTTTCAAAATTCCATGCAAATCAGTTTGGGTTTGGTGTAAATTACACCGATATATTTACCAATTTCAATATCTGGAGTTTGCATTTAAAGAGTATCGATCTTAGATATCTTTATTACAAAAGGAATTCGGGGTTAAACTCAGGATTGGTATCTTTTGGAGTTAACTTTATAATTCCGTAG
- a CDS encoding heme-binding domain-containing protein, with product MSRKKKFSSILLITMVLVVVVLQFFRPSKNISEEISNNDILKAEDLPREVSRILVTSCYDCHSNNTNYPWYSEITPVNFFLDNHVKDGKRHLNFSEWAKLWIRRILYDIFS from the coding sequence ATGTCTCGTAAAAAGAAATTTTCAAGTATACTTTTAATAACTATGGTACTGGTTGTCGTAGTACTTCAGTTTTTTAGACCGTCAAAAAATATTTCCGAAGAAATATCGAATAATGATATTTTAAAAGCTGAAGATTTACCAAGAGAGGTCTCCAGAATTTTGGTGACTTCCTGTTATGATTGCCATTCTAATAATACTAATTATCCCTGGTATAGTGAAATTACGCCTGTAAATTTCTTTTTAGATAATCATGTGAAGGATGGGAAAAGGCATCTCAATTTTTCGGAATGGGCCAAATTATGGATACGACGGATTTTATATGATATCTTTTCATAA
- a CDS encoding TonB-dependent receptor, with translation MARESRVVFPGPWLSNLIKLIGDYGYLDAYEATIAAGGLYPTGLANPNYSWEINKKLEGGMELGFLKDRLRLGISYYRNRSSNQLVGYPLPYLTGFTSVQANLPATVENRGWEIEWTSQNFNGRDFRWQTSFNISLPKNELLSYPDIEQSPYANTYRVGHPLNISLLYNYTGIDPETGFYTVEDSNGDGSYDYQDRNSIQDNNRSFYGGLSNQLTYKGFSLQFLWEFVKQEGRITSFSAGAIRNANRMILSRLEGNDSPYQQISQTVAASTAYNRVLNTSFPIRDASYFRLKTLSLAFKFPKNLVTKLGLKQMQLFLHGQNLITITDYDGLDPERPGLGLGNLRTITGGIEINL, from the coding sequence GTGGCTCGGGAATCAAGGGTGGTTTTCCCTGGGCCCTGGCTTTCGAACTTAATAAAGCTAATTGGCGATTATGGGTATCTGGATGCTTATGAAGCTACCATTGCTGCCGGTGGATTATATCCCACCGGACTAGCTAACCCTAACTACTCTTGGGAGATTAACAAAAAACTGGAAGGCGGGATGGAGCTAGGTTTTTTAAAAGACCGCCTGCGGTTAGGAATAAGTTACTACCGTAACCGCTCTTCTAATCAGTTGGTGGGCTATCCTCTACCTTATCTAACAGGTTTTACCTCGGTTCAGGCCAATTTACCGGCTACCGTAGAAAACCGAGGTTGGGAAATAGAATGGACCAGCCAAAATTTTAATGGTAGGGATTTCCGTTGGCAGACGTCATTTAATATCAGCCTTCCCAAGAATGAACTGCTTAGCTATCCGGACATCGAGCAATCTCCCTACGCCAATACATATCGGGTAGGCCATCCCCTCAATATTTCCCTATTGTATAACTATACCGGTATAGACCCGGAAACCGGATTCTATACCGTGGAAGATAGCAATGGGGACGGTTCTTATGATTATCAAGACCGAAATAGCATTCAAGATAACAACCGGTCGTTTTACGGGGGATTAAGTAATCAACTCACATATAAAGGTTTTTCCCTGCAATTTTTATGGGAATTTGTAAAGCAGGAAGGACGCATCACTTCTTTTAGTGCAGGGGCTATTAGAAATGCTAACCGGATGATATTATCACGTCTGGAAGGTAATGATAGCCCCTATCAACAAATCTCCCAAACCGTTGCGGCGAGTACTGCTTATAATCGCGTTTTAAATACCAGCTTTCCTATTAGGGATGCTTCGTACTTCCGTTTAAAGACCTTATCGCTTGCCTTTAAATTCCCTAAAAACTTGGTGACAAAACTAGGCCTCAAACAAATGCAACTTTTTCTACACGGCCAGAACCTCATCACCATCACCGATTATGATGGATTAGACCCAGAACGCCCGGGCTTGGGACTTGGTAATTTAAGAACCATCACCGGCGGAATAGAAATTAACCTTTAA
- a CDS encoding MFS transporter has protein sequence MEARHRHRIALSICFFVSGISFSTWASRIPSVKELYNLSEAELGSLLLVMPFGNIVGLPISGWLVSKFDSRSPLFAGIVLISMSLAGIGWSTNIYTLMLSMFFFAFAMRIMNISMNTQSISLQKSFLRKIIGSFHAAWSCGGIIGVALSTFMVKFNVAMPIHLSIVAAVSLVCIGSSFSFLLSGDKTTGGSKLKLGKPDGYIFILGLMVFFASLCEGGMFDWSGVYFKEVVGEEIFTLGYLTFMVFMAISRFCSDLVIEKIGMPKTYIISSLMVVFGVLTVVLFPYFWPALIGFSVVGLGIAAVMPMTMGLAGESPKYSPGMAISIVTTYSVTGMLLGPPLVGYLAELLGLKIAFLLFLIAGLMLYPISRRFFKRQEKLQNG, from the coding sequence ATGGAAGCAAGACATCGACATCGTATCGCCTTAAGTATCTGTTTTTTTGTTAGTGGAATTTCATTTTCTACCTGGGCCTCCAGGATTCCATCTGTTAAAGAATTATACAATCTTAGTGAAGCCGAATTGGGAAGCTTGCTTTTAGTGATGCCTTTTGGTAATATCGTAGGTTTACCAATTTCGGGATGGCTGGTATCAAAATTCGATAGTCGTAGTCCGCTTTTTGCCGGGATCGTTCTTATTTCTATGTCTTTAGCCGGGATTGGCTGGTCTACCAATATTTATACTTTAATGCTGAGTATGTTCTTTTTTGCTTTTGCAATGCGAATAATGAATATCTCGATGAACACCCAATCGATAAGTTTACAAAAATCTTTTCTTCGGAAGATTATAGGTTCATTCCATGCAGCATGGAGTTGTGGTGGGATCATTGGTGTAGCGCTATCTACTTTTATGGTGAAATTTAATGTAGCAATGCCAATTCATCTTAGTATAGTCGCTGCCGTGAGTTTAGTTTGTATAGGTAGTAGTTTTAGTTTTTTACTTAGTGGAGATAAAACAACTGGTGGTAGTAAACTAAAATTAGGAAAACCAGATGGCTATATTTTTATTTTAGGATTAATGGTATTTTTTGCCTCTTTGTGTGAAGGCGGAATGTTTGATTGGAGCGGTGTTTATTTTAAAGAAGTGGTTGGTGAAGAGATCTTTACATTAGGCTATCTAACTTTTATGGTTTTTATGGCGATTTCTCGTTTCTGCTCAGATCTGGTGATAGAAAAAATAGGGATGCCAAAAACATATATTATCAGTTCTTTAATGGTTGTTTTTGGCGTTTTAACGGTGGTTTTATTTCCTTATTTCTGGCCGGCTTTAATTGGTTTTAGCGTAGTTGGTTTAGGGATTGCAGCAGTAATGCCAATGACGATGGGCCTTGCAGGAGAATCACCAAAATATAGCCCTGGGATGGCAATTTCTATCGTAACAACATATAGTGTAACGGGAATGCTACTTGGGCCGCCATTAGTTGGTTATTTAGCCGAATTACTCGGTTTGAAGATCGCTTTTTTGCTGTTTCTTATCGCCGGATTAATGCTTTATCCTATTTCAAGAAGATTTTTTAAAAGACAGGAAAAACTTCAAAATGGTTAA
- a CDS encoding serine hydrolase domain-containing protein — translation MKKRQLLCFAFILLKATLLPAQSQNLKLNQPISAQLETSEDSKYFTIALDSAYFVYGKIDQNSVDGIIKLYSEENKLLEEFDETGKGPDFFSFTTNKKGDYRLEVAPFKKDSGAFSIEILTAEPLAKTPEGKVDQLLIGYSGDIPGAEVLVLKDGKTLLEKAYGMSNLSYEIPFKTSTPTNIGSTSKQFTAMAIMLLQQQGKLNIDDDIRKYIPELPEFEQKVTLRNFLTHTNGYREFLNLFSLTGSDLTLPISEEQIIRSIQNQPKLQNEPGTKFNYNNTGFILLSLVVERVTDTPFPQWMKENIFEPLNMKDTRVRASNDEIIPNRAAGYKIGDSGKYVEVEDLQYSRGAGGIYTTLPDLKNWIQNFKSHQLGGEEIYKTMTTAFVLKDGDTLDYGFGLSIDKYHNKTRIHHGGADAAHRSMLMYFPEFDAAVITESNNASFNSAGIANKIADIYFENEFNDAKTLKEGEYNIAKFEKLLGEYALDESPDFILSFMKEGDRIYTQATGQPEIDLIAESDSVFKIKGIEARVKFNLNEDGTANSLTLMQNGIHTATKISSDKNSEDFVYETSKFDKLLGKYALEEMKTFVMTFMKDEDRIYTQATGQPELDLIAESDSLFKIKGVNARVKFHLNDNGTADSLTLIQNGLHKAKKIKTSENVDLKNFAGSFYSSEIETIYHINLKNDQLEISSFLFPENLKLQYTTEDSFATGFPVQAIKFIRNSKDKIIGFEVDNGRTSGVRFDKMNEEFLMQKQEY, via the coding sequence ATGAAAAAACGACAGTTATTATGCTTTGCATTTATTTTACTAAAAGCTACACTCCTACCTGCCCAAAGTCAAAATTTAAAGCTAAATCAACCTATCTCAGCACAATTAGAAACTTCAGAAGATTCTAAATACTTTACGATAGCGTTGGATTCTGCTTACTTTGTTTACGGTAAAATCGACCAAAACAGTGTTGACGGTATTATTAAACTATATTCTGAAGAAAATAAATTGTTAGAAGAATTTGACGAAACCGGAAAAGGCCCGGACTTCTTCAGTTTTACCACCAATAAAAAAGGCGATTATCGTTTGGAAGTAGCTCCTTTTAAAAAAGATTCTGGTGCCTTTAGCATAGAGATCTTAACAGCCGAGCCTCTGGCCAAAACACCAGAGGGAAAAGTAGATCAATTACTTATAGGCTATTCCGGTGATATTCCGGGAGCCGAAGTTTTGGTATTGAAAGATGGTAAAACACTTTTAGAAAAAGCCTACGGGATGTCGAATCTTAGCTATGAGATTCCGTTTAAAACCTCAACGCCAACAAACATAGGATCTACTTCTAAGCAATTTACCGCCATGGCTATTATGTTGTTGCAGCAGCAGGGAAAATTAAATATTGATGATGATATTCGAAAATATATCCCTGAATTACCCGAATTTGAACAGAAAGTGACGCTGCGTAACTTCTTAACCCATACCAACGGATATCGTGAATTTTTAAATCTTTTTAGCCTTACCGGGAGTGATCTTACCCTCCCTATTAGTGAAGAACAAATTATTAGAAGCATCCAAAATCAACCAAAATTACAAAACGAACCGGGAACAAAATTCAATTATAACAATACCGGGTTTATTTTACTTAGCCTGGTAGTAGAGCGAGTTACCGATACCCCTTTTCCACAATGGATGAAAGAAAATATTTTTGAACCTTTAAATATGAAGGATACTCGTGTTAGAGCTTCTAATGACGAAATTATTCCAAATCGAGCCGCTGGTTATAAAATTGGAGACTCTGGTAAATATGTAGAAGTTGAAGATTTACAATATTCTCGTGGTGCGGGCGGAATTTATACCACACTACCAGACTTAAAAAATTGGATCCAAAATTTCAAGTCTCATCAATTGGGGGGTGAAGAAATTTATAAGACCATGACCACAGCATTTGTATTAAAAGATGGGGATACATTGGATTATGGATTTGGACTTTCCATCGATAAATACCATAACAAAACCAGAATTCATCACGGTGGCGCTGATGCTGCGCACCGGTCTATGCTTATGTATTTCCCAGAATTTGATGCTGCTGTAATTACTGAAAGTAATAATGCATCTTTCAACAGTGCAGGAATAGCTAATAAAATAGCCGATATTTATTTTGAAAATGAGTTTAATGATGCTAAGACTTTAAAAGAAGGTGAATATAACATTGCAAAGTTTGAAAAACTATTAGGTGAGTATGCCCTAGATGAATCTCCCGATTTTATCCTGAGTTTTATGAAGGAAGGTGACCGAATTTATACCCAGGCTACCGGACAGCCTGAAATAGATCTTATTGCCGAATCTGATTCGGTTTTTAAAATTAAAGGTATAGAAGCACGTGTAAAATTTAACCTGAATGAAGATGGTACTGCTAATAGTTTAACGTTGATGCAAAATGGTATTCATACCGCAACCAAGATCTCTTCAGATAAAAACTCAGAAGATTTTGTCTACGAAACCTCAAAATTTGATAAACTTTTGGGCAAATATGCTTTAGAAGAAATGAAAACCTTCGTAATGACTTTTATGAAAGATGAAGACCGAATTTATACTCAGGCTACGGGACAACCGGAATTAGATCTTATTGCCGAATCGGACTCGTTATTCAAAATAAAAGGAGTTAATGCTCGGGTTAAATTTCATCTAAATGATAATGGAACGGCAGATTCTTTAACCTTAATCCAAAACGGATTGCATAAAGCGAAAAAAATAAAAACTTCGGAAAATGTAGACCTAAAAAATTTCGCAGGAAGTTTTTATAGTAGCGAAATTGAAACCATTTACCACATCAATTTAAAAAACGATCAATTAGAAATTTCCAGCTTTCTATTTCCCGAAAATTTGAAATTACAATATACCACCGAAGATAGCTTTGCCACAGGTTTTCCTGTTCAGGCCATAAAATTTATACGAAACAGTAAAGATAAAATTATAGGATTTGAAGTGGATAATGGCAGAACCAGCGGAGTACGATTCGATAAAATGAATGAAGAGTTTCTAATGCAAAAACAAGAATACTAG